From a single Phalacrocorax carbo chromosome 10, bPhaCar2.1, whole genome shotgun sequence genomic region:
- the MAFK gene encoding transcription factor MafK codes for MTTNPKPNKALKVKEESGENAPVLSDDELVSMSVRELNQHLRGLTKEEVIRLKQRRRTLKNRGYAASCRIKRVTQKEELERQRVELQQEVEKLARENSSMKLELDALRSKYEALQTFARTVARGPITPTKVATTSVITIVKSAEISSSSVPFSAAS; via the exons ATGACGACTAATCCTAAACCGAACAAGGCATTAAAG GTAAAGGAGGAGTCAGGAGAGAATGCCCCTGTGCTGAGTGATGATGAACTCGTGTCAATGTCTGTACGGGAGCTGAATCAGCACCTGAGGGGTCTCACCAAAGAGGAGGTCATCCGTCTGAAGCAGCGGAGGCGCACGCTGAAGAACCGGGGCTACGCTGCCAGCTGCCGCATCAAGCGCGTGACTCAGAAAGAGGAGCTAGAGAGGCAGCGGGTTGAGCTGCAGCAAGAGGTGGAGAAGCTGGccagagaaaacagcagcatgaaGCTAGAGCTGGACGCCTTGCGCTCCAAGTACGAAGCACTCCAGACCTTTGCTCGTACTGTGGCGCGAGGGCCTATTACCCCGACCAAAGTTGCCACCACCAGTGTCATCACCATTGTGAAATCAGCCGAAATCTCATCCAGTTCTGTGCCGTTTTCAGCAGCCTCCTAG